The sequence ACAAATGGTTGAAATAGCATTCCTTGAGCTAGTACTAAATACAGAGCATACCTCACCACACAGCCACAGGCCTCCAAGCTCTGAAAGCCAGTCCTCACGAACACGCGATTTCAGAGTAAATTGGCAAGAAAGGATGTTCTGTACACTGGCTGCTCATGGTTAATGTGACATCCATCATCCCCTATTGACAAGATGGAAGAGGCAATATCTTCAACAGCTTGGAATCCATCACAGACCAGTTTGATTTGGAATCGAGTGCATGAACAATCTTTTAAGATATAGTTACTTTCCATCATGGCTTGTTTTGCACTAGAACTTCTGTTTtagagtgtggtagctgttgtggttgtgatttgaaaaaaattattttataaaaagtatttttagttgaggttggtttgaaaaaatatatttgattaaaactataattgaaattgaggttgaataaaaagttgtttaatgtatttggttaaaactgtttttgaaattgaggttataaaataattttaaaaaatatatattaatattgattgtttttaatttaaatattgtagatttaactattactattatatcatggaataaataatattttatataaaatatttttttaaagctagtttttctaataaaaaacaattaaaatttaaaaatatatttttttattttgttaggtaAGACCcagttcaattatttttagctttgaaccGAACCGGTCTGGCTGGAACAGTGGATCATGCTCTActgtttatagaaaaaaaacccatgaacatgctccactgttcaagaaaaaaaaccatgaacaaCATTGTTCATGAGTTTTCCGGTATAAGAAGCAACTTTATGTTACTTATTGTAAACATGTAGTTGTGCCACAATTAATGATAAGCCCCATTATTATAAATCTGTTGTTAAAGTATAACCGACGATTgagttgttgtggttgttttaaatacaaaaacaaccacGTAATCAAACATAATCTTAAACTGGAAAATTTCTTCAACAGCTTGGAATCCATCACATGCCAGTTTTATCATTAGACTGGAAAATTTTGTGGTCGATTATAGGACttggatttgagccttttcatcttaacaaaaagagaaaacataCGAGGCTAAGATTATCATCACATGATTCTTGgaagaaattttttatcataaccTCTTAAAACCTCGATGAATTTAGGATCAAGGTTAAGGTTCAAACCCCTGCAACAACTAGACAAATCACTGTCAACgtaatttaacaaaatacacACCCAGATTGCTTCCATGATCACTGGTTAATTAGCCTTGTACGAAGAAAATTAAGCAAGCATTGCAAGTTTACAGTgtctttctaaataaaatataaaaaaacattgttaagaTTGCATAGTAAgttaaaaaagtgaaaagcatCATTGGATTATAGTGCAATCTCAAAATAAAACGATTACTTAATATTTCTTTctagaatttaattattattttgggattgaaaagatgaagatagtaaggaattttattttaaaaatataaagacttcctttaaaattattccaaatatttatttatttttatttttattaactaaacatgtttttatcttttctgtATCCCACCCCCCCTCTAATTTTATGTAATTCATATGAATTTTCTCACCGAAATTAAGTTTATGatccaattttatataaatttaaagttacAAAACGAGCCAAGCTTTCAAGACTTCAATATTCTCATTGTGGATGAGTCACGAAGAGTTCAAGTAGTCGAGAGAATATGACGAACGGTGGTAGGTCGGATGAGATATGCTCTTGCCCTCCTCCATCTTCGAGTGGAGAACCTTGTCCCCTAGAGtggtatttaattatttatggagCACTCAGcctgatttattaaaaaaaaataaaaatgatcagcagaaaaataagattacatgctaaataacttttttaaaaaaaaattggacaaGTATTCATccataaattacaaaaactacaaaacaaaatccttaaataaaactataagaacacagaattaaagagaaaaaaagattatatatttttattgtaaaaacaaatacaatataataaaatattaagtcaGGTCAACCTTGATAAGAGTATTTGAGTCAATCATGCTCGGTAGAATAATTTTGGTCGAAATTCAACgcaattattataaatataggTAGCATTTGTTATTGggttagttgttgttttttaatttttttatttaaaaatatattaaaatatttttttttaaaaaaataattttaatattaacatattaaaaaattaaaacgatcaaaatacataaaaattattaatttttaataaaaaaataaatttatttttttattaaatagtgTTTGGATCGCGTTTTCAAATTCTTTAATACTTCACTTTTAAAAAGAATAGAGGCAATCAAGagagtaaaatattttagatttaacgTGGGAGTTAATGATGATTCCTACTAATCTAATAGTTATGAGTAATTTTGAAGTTTTCTCATCATTTTTACCCATAGCTTCTAAAGAAATTAGCATAAGATGTTTGTTAAAtgccaaaattaaaattagggatattaattaaatttaaaactaatagaTAATCATGGGAatagattaagaaaatataatttttttttaataattattattttgggtTAAATATTgatatcttatattataatctaaataattgattatgtatgaatatatataacatttacaATATAGTTATTTAACATATgtattacaattttattttatattaaacgaTAAATAGTATCACGTCTAAATGGATATTCGAGAAGgataaatatctaaatttattatttgatgataatgaataaaatagaaatatttattttaaatataaatataagaggTTAAAGATATTCCACAAGTTAAAGGGGTAGCAATTATCTAGAGAATGAAAGACTTTTCAAGAAAAGGCAAAACGTAATCCACACTTCATTAATTAAATGCTCCACATCCGCCCTTCCCTATGTTTTCCTAAAAATCCTACCTTCCTCGTAATTTGCTTATTgaatattcttctttttcttcctttttgggCTTGGAGTCAATATCAGGCGCGTGGTGAGGTCTCATGAGCTCCGAGTCAACTATgatgagagatgagagagaagtTTTGATATTCTTTTTGGCATATGCCAACATCTGTAACCAAACacgagataaagaaaaaaaggaagcttTTTGACGGGTATTCCATACCCAGTACCCACCCAGGCAGGGTCGAAGGAAAACTCCATGAACTGAAGTGCAATTGCGTTAgccaaatattttatcatttttttcccgGTGAAAAATGATAATGTGCATGATCACAGACAACAATATTGGTCAGAGGGGACACCTTAAACCACTAATCTTGTATTAATTTCTCGTGGATGCACTAGTGGGGACACCTTAAACCACTAATCTTGTATTAAACCACTAATCTTGTATTAATTTCTCGTGGATGCACTAGTGGGGACACCTTAAACCACTAATCTTGTATAAATTCACTAATCTTGTATTAATTTCTCGTGGATGCACTAGTGGGGACACCTTAAACCACTAATCTTGTATAAATTCACTAATCTTGTATTAATTTCTCGTGGATGCACTAGTGGGGACACCTTAAACCACTAATCTTGTATAAATTTCTCGTGGATGCGATGGTCTAATTATTGATGTATCCTCCTTGTATATTCAGAAACCATGTATATGTCCATGGTTGACCTTGGTGGGGATGGCAGTCAGTGTCTGATCCCTATAAAAACAAAGGTGAAGGTTTTTTGGGACCTTACCTTTTTCTCGCTATAATGAAATGGTTTGGTGGAGGTTTATTCCTGCTCTAGTTTCCAAGCCAAAACTAGCGAATATTTTATCTGGTTTGATAGTTTCATTTGGCCTGACCCGATCTGTTTCTGGCGACTCTTTTTTGTCAGATACTGCTCTGTCAAACCAGCGATagtttccttttatatttgCTTAGTTCTTACACTTGCATGGCGGCCTTAAATGCTCATACAGAGACAAACACGAGGCATTGTTTTTATCAGATGGCCTCTCTGTTTACTGTTTGCGTTTTCTGTGCTTGTTTCTACTGGCTGAGTGAAAGCTCAAAATCTGTGGCTTCACAGAGAACAGGAGGACCTAGAAATATTGTTGAAGGCTCTGTTTTTATCAATGGAACAGCTCCGATTGGGACAACAGaccatgattttatttgtgCTACTTTGGACTGGTGGCCTCCTGATAAATGTGACTATGGAACTTGTAGCTGGGGCAAAGCTTCTTTTCTTAACCTGGTAAGCTCGTCAAGTAGTTTGTGAGAATTGCAGCGTAGCTTGAGTTTTTACtgttcctttcttcttcttttttgtcaaATATTCTCTTTGTTCTCTGTTCCATGTCAACTTATCTGCTTTCTAGATATCCTTCAGACAATTATAACTGAGAATCCAACTAGCAGATAAAACTATGGTCCATCAATTAATTCTTTCCTAAATCCATTTCTAAGTTCATAATCCATCACAGTAATCAAGTTTAACGCCCTCATAGATGTGCTAGCTGTGCTTTACTTGTAGCTTGCACGAGAGGTTCGTGGTTGCAGCTATACAACCACAACTTCATTCAAAAGCGAAtcactgtgtgtgtgtgtgtgtgtatttatcattaatatatggttcttctcagtttttttttggcaattacTGTCCTATAAATCCTTCACACATACAATCACCTTACGGGAAGCTGCATATTCTCAAATCTGTCATGGCAAGCTGAAAGTAAAGCACAATAGCACCactattttacataaaaaattgacTCTCTAAGCCTTCCAAAAAGAACCGGTCAAATAGAAGTTGACATTTATTAGAAGAGGCTAAATATTAGTGGTGACAGTAAAATATGAAAGAATGTGATAAGGAAATCAATTGTTAATAAAGAGTAAGGTAGGCTATGGACTTTCTCTctgtctgtgtgtgtgtgttattttCCTTGTCTCttttacttttccttttttttttttttttttttcaagtaagatCATCAGATATGGacttaatatatttctttttgcttctctttctttcttttccaatttttttcagGATCTTAGCAACCCAATATTGTTGAATGCAATCAAAGGTGAGACTCGTTTACCAAGTTTTACTCATAATTCATGGATAAGTTATAACATAGTCTTGATTGAGTTGCAGCCTTTTCTCCTCTGAAAATCAGAATGGGAGGCACTTTACAAGATAAAGTGACTTATGAAAGACTAGGTAAACCTTGTCCAACATTTGTCAAAAGTAGATCAGAAATGTTCGGCTTTTCCCAAGGTTGCTTGCCAATGTCTCGGTGGGATGAATTGAACACCTTCTTCAAACAAGCCGGGTAACTAGCTGTAGTGTTCTCatgaaattagttaaaaatgTGTTTAGTTTATGTTCTTAGTTTCCACAATAGTTGGATTAATATGATGAATCAATATTGAAgtgttatattttgattttgaaatacaGGGCTGTTGTTCTTTTCGGGTTAAATACGTTGAGTGGCAGGACAAAAGCTGCAGATGGTTCTGCTGTGGGTGCTTGGAATTCAAGTGATGCTGAATTTCTGATGCGATACTCTGTTAACAAGGGGTACACCATTCACGGTTGGGAGCTTGGTAAGAACTATATGTTTCCTTTTAGCAACTTGAAATATCCTAAATTGAACTCTTAACGGTAGTTCTTAACTTCTTATAAATGTATGCTGTAGCTGCCGGTGGCATTAGTAATGGAAGTAACTTCTTTTTCGTACATGAAACTCTTCGTAACTTTCAGGAAATGAAGTAAGTGGGAGTGGAGTTGGAACAAGAATTGCAGCAGATCAATATGCATCTGACATAAACAATCTGCAGATGATAGTGCAAACTATTTATGCAGGTTTTGAAGTTAAGCCACTAGTCCTAGCACCAGGAGGGTTCTTTGATGCAAACTGGTTCACACAATTTATAGACAAAACACCTAGATCTCTTCAAGTAGTCACCCACCACATTTATAACCTTGGTCAAGGTAAATAAACCAGCAATCTAGAGAAATATTCTGGTGTTGCAGCAATCTAgttctaatattttttggttttggaacTATTCTGTTCCTTGCAGCCCCCATACTGCTTACTGGAGAAgcatgttttttacttttttcttgcGTATAGGTGTTGATGATCACCTAATTGATAAGATATTGAATCCATCATACCTCGACGGAGGTTCCAAACCATTTAGAAGTCTTCAAGGGATTTTGAAGACTTCAGGGACTCAAGCTGTTGCTTGGGTTGGTGAGGCAGGAGGTGCTTCCAACAGTGGCCATAATCTTGTCACAAATGCATTTGTGTTTAGTTTCTGGTAAGCTAGTTCACACATTTGctgtattttatttggttttctttgtttggacTTGAAAGCGTGGACATCGATTGAACTGGTTTTCCATTTACCAACAGGTACTTGGACCAGCTAGGTATGGCATCGTCATACGACACAAAAACATATTGTAGACAGACATTGATTGGTGGAAATTATGGCCTTCTTAACACTGGCACCTTTGTCCCTAATCCTGATTATTACAGGTAAATCTTGAACCCAAGAAGTATACTAAATGAATTTGCTGTTAATATTActgttaatattattactttaaTCCATCAGTGCTCTTCTGTGGCACCGTTTGATGGGAAGAAATGTTCTGGCAACAACTTTCTCTGGGACTGACAACATACGCGCTTATGCTCACTGTGCAAAAGCATCTGTAAGAAGATTCGTAAAACTTGATTAGTAACAAAATTTCATATATCTGCTTGGCCAACGCAATCTGTTCTTGCCATCACAGAAAGGAATTACATTGCTGTTAATCAACCTCGACAGAAACACTACTGTTAAAGTCCATGTTTCAACTGGAAATATTACCGGCAATGGAGCTTTGGTAACGCAACAGCAAAATCATACAAAGTTTTCCGCGATGTCTAGGGGTTCAAGCATCGATGTCAGTACAAGAGAGGAATATCATTTAACGGCCCTGAATGGTGATTTACACAGTCAAACAGTGCTCCTAAATGGGAACATACTTTCTGTAAATTCATCTGGGAGTATCCCTCCTTTGGAACCAATTGAAACAAGCCACTCCGACCCAATAACCGTTGCCCCTTTCTCTATTGTATTTGCTCACATTGCTAATTCCACTGTTCCTGCTTGTGAGCATGTAGAATGAAAATTGATCACTTGTTCTTTTTTCATGTATAGTAATAAGATTCAACATATTGGAGCAAAAAGTTTGAGCTCAATGATGTGGAAATGCAACTAACAtgggatttgaaaaaataaaatacgcATAATCTTGTTAATACATGAGCAAGCATATGTACCAGGGCCATTATTGACAGATACAGACTTCAACGATTCTACAAGACTATAACTGTTTTAAAGAATGTATATTACACGTATGGTTGCCAAAATTTTTGATTCATGGACTGAAATTTCTAGCCAATCTTTTGTCCATGCCCACATCATAGCATAGAATAGCCATGTCATAAGGCTTTATCCCTCGTTCCAATATCCCAAAACAAATTTCCTGATGTTGGTAGACAgggaaagcaagaaaaaaactaattcttgGAAACTATCATGGCAGAAAAGACAAGAGAGTGAAATTCCACGAACCATTCAAGTTGAAGCAACTTGCTGCTCTTGCAAAGCAAGCGGAATGGCTGGTCTCCAACTTGTGCCATCTGGACTATCCATAAGAGCAATGCCCAAAGCAGCTAAATCCTTCCTAATAGCATCTGATTTTTCATAGTCTTTGTCCTTTCTTGCTACAGtcctttccttgattttttgcAATATTTGATCTTCTGTCAGCTTTGCACGCCTCAGTGCCTTCTCCCTCAATTGCTGCAGAGCCTGCAGCAGGAAACGGTTTAGCAAATCATAGCTAGAAGGGGaaagataaaagattaaaaaaaaaaaaaaatccgaagAGCTTTTATTGGCACGCACAAAACTAAGCTGAGAGACACTAGACAGCTAAAAGAAAAACTGATGGGGATAATTGCATAAATGGGCAGGCCAGCATTCAAAAAGCTTTCTGGGAGTTAAAGAAGTACAGATGAAAAACAATATTGGAGGAAAATAAATGCATGTTGGTGCAGCAATTTGAGAGTGACATGGATCTTATCTGTGTTATAATTGGGAGAGGGGAAGGGTATTGTAGTCTGCATATCTAAATCAGCAATGCATTAGTGATATTCTAGCAGTAAGCTACCTCATTGTAAGTTGGGGGCATCAACCCTAAGACCAGAAGAGCATTTCTGACCATCTTTTCCAGAGCAGCAATTGACTCTATTcgctttgtttgtttctttcccTGAATGGATcatttattcaataataaacaACAAAGGGGTTAGAGGGAGTGAGATAACCAAATTTAAACCCCAAAAAACTTATAACAGCTACTAAGCTATCTACAGCTGACACACCTATGTACAATAAAAGTAACTAGtatccataaaaataaacatttgtcTGAATCTCATTACCTTTCGAGTGTGTAGCatatcattaatgatttttaatggaTCAGACAGTGCAGACAAAAGAACAGGAGTGTGAAGATCATCTGACATCGAGGTGACAAATGTATCATGAAACttattgatgtcatttttagtGTCAGGTGGGATAGCATCCTTCTCAAATGCCACACGATGCTGGCTGAGAATATTTTCACAATCATGTAGCGTCTGCAACCAAATAatcacatgaaataaaaaaactgaaaatatttcttcaatgaaataaaatacaaagactTCTAGGTTAAAAACTTCTCCTTTTTTGTCTAGGATGTAAAACCATGAGCAAATATATTAAGAAGTAGAAACCAAAAGTTGATGGAAAAATTTATATGCTTGCCATTTATTAAAGAGCTGAAAGTATCCTGTCTCCAGATTGTAGCATCTTTCTATCATAGaagcaaagataaaaaaaaaaaaaaaataacaagattgcACATGAAACCAGAGCAAACAAATGCCACCACAAGGTCTGACTGGTTATGGGGGCGGTGTTTGCTTATTGTAGTACCTGATAGATGTAAAATATACGTTCTGAAGCGCTTTCAAGCTGCACATCAGAGTAGTTGACTGAGGATCTATAGTGGGTCCCCAACAGGAAAAGTCTCAAAGCTAATGGATGGTAAAGATCTATAACCTGGATAAAGATAAAATGCTAGTAAGAATCATGTAGACTTGGATGATAGTTCCAGTACTAGAGTACAGGCAGTAGAATCATAAACTACAACAACACAAAATATCATCCAATATGGAATCCTTTACCTGCCTAATTGTGAAGAAGTTTCCTAAGGATTTGGACATTTTCTCTGAGTCAATAGTGACAAAACCATTGTGTACCCAATAGCTTATATTGCTATCTCTGCATGCAGCACAGCTCTGAGCAATTTCGTTTTCATGATGGGGAAACACAAGGTCCATTCCACCACCATGTATGTCAAAAGTGTGACCAAGATAAGCAGCACTCATGGCACTGCACTCGATATGCCACCCAGGTCTTCCAGGACCCCATGGACTGTCCCAAAAGGGCTCACCCTCCTTCGCAGACTGCCCAAAAAAAGTGTAACAACACAATTAATTAGCCAATATGAATGGACAGTTTGAGTTTCAAGACGTGCCACATACAGAGTTGAACTTTTGCAGGAAATTAGATATACAATGATACAGGTCTAGTATCTGGATGTGTGCTTTTACATCAAGATGCTAACCACCTTTGATTTACACAGCTATGTCTACTAGATTTtaccatggttttttttgttgtgcaGGATTTGGAAGCCCAGCCCAGCACTTTAACACCAGAAACAAGCATTCTACTATGTGTTTCCATGCACATGGCTTGAATCAAGAACAACACGGTACTACAATTAGACAGTACCGCAGCCGGGtccagaagaaaaaaacatatgctAAGAGGTGAGGGGATTCAATAGCACAGCAGCATCAGCAAAGATAACCATCTTAGATAATTTCATGTCTCACATCAAGTGCTCATCATTATCAGTGTCTTGCAGACACTTACCTTCCACAATGCAAAATCAGCAGGGTTTTTCTTTCTCGAGTCCACAGCAACTCGTTCACCAGCTCGGTTATCTTCTAATTTTCGTCCAGACAATCGCCCGTATTCAGGTAATTTGTCAACCGAAAAGTAT is a genomic window of Populus alba chromosome 18, ASM523922v2, whole genome shotgun sequence containing:
- the LOC118051264 gene encoding heparanase-like protein 3 encodes the protein MAALNAHTETNTRHCFYQMASLFTVCVFCACFYWLSESSKSVASQRTGGPRNIVEGSVFINGTAPIGTTDHDFICATLDWWPPDKCDYGTCSWGKASFLNLDLSNPILLNAIKAFSPLKIRMGGTLQDKVTYERLGKPCPTFVKSRSEMFGFSQGCLPMSRWDELNTFFKQAGAVVLFGLNTLSGRTKAADGSAVGAWNSSDAEFLMRYSVNKGYTIHGWELGNEVSGSGVGTRIAADQYASDINNLQMIVQTIYAGFEVKPLVLAPGGFFDANWFTQFIDKTPRSLQVVTHHIYNLGQGVDDHLIDKILNPSYLDGGSKPFRSLQGILKTSGTQAVAWVGEAGGASNSGHNLVTNAFVFSFWYLDQLGMASSYDTKTYCRQTLIGGNYGLLNTGTFVPNPDYYSALLWHRLMGRNVLATTFSGTDNIRAYAHCAKASKGITLLLINLDRNTTVKVHVSTGNITGNGALVTQQQNHTKFSAMSRGSSIDVSTREEYHLTALNGDLHSQTVLLNGNILSVNSSGSIPPLEPIETSHSDPITVAPFSIVFAHIANSTVPACEHVE
- the LOC118051262 gene encoding cysteine--tRNA ligase, chloroplastic/mitochondrial isoform X2, yielding MVHLHCLPPSVEPRVSDHMPQIIDMIERILENEYAYRIDGDVYFSVDKLPEYGRLSGRKLEDNRAGERVAVDSRKKNPADFALWKSAKEGEPFWDSPWGPGRPGWHIECSAMSAAYLGHTFDIHGGGMDLVFPHHENEIAQSCAACRDSNISYWVHNGFVTIDSEKMSKSLGNFFTIRQVIDLYHPLALRLFLLGTHYRSSVNYSDVQLESASERIFYIYQTLHDCENILSQHRVAFEKDAIPPDTKNDINKFHDTFVTSMSDDLHTPVLLSALSDPLKIINDMLHTRKGKKQTKRIESIAALEKMVRNALLVLGLMPPTYNEALQQLREKALRRAKLTEDQILQKIKERTVARKDKDYEKSDAIRKDLAALGIALMDSPDGTSWRPAIPLALQEQQVAST
- the LOC118051262 gene encoding cysteine--tRNA ligase, chloroplastic/mitochondrial isoform X1, with amino-acid sequence MGSLYRYYKPLTSICFSPPPTKSYLLHSIKIKTHFSPTKKTRLHRFFTSLTSSSQPSIKTNGGDASAASQSSELWLYNTMSRKKELFKPKVEGKVGMYVCGVTAYDLSHIGHARVYVTFDVLLRYLKHLGYDVHYVRNFTDVDDKIIARANELGEDPISLSKRYCEEFLHDMVHLHCLPPSVEPRVSDHMPQIIDMIERILENEYAYRIDGDVYFSVDKLPEYGRLSGRKLEDNRAGERVAVDSRKKNPADFALWKSAKEGEPFWDSPWGPGRPGWHIECSAMSAAYLGHTFDIHGGGMDLVFPHHENEIAQSCAACRDSNISYWVHNGFVTIDSEKMSKSLGNFFTIRQVIDLYHPLALRLFLLGTHYRSSVNYSDVQLESASERIFYIYQTLHDCENILSQHRVAFEKDAIPPDTKNDINKFHDTFVTSMSDDLHTPVLLSALSDPLKIINDMLHTRKGKKQTKRIESIAALEKMVRNALLVLGLMPPTYNEALQQLREKALRRAKLTEDQILQKIKERTVARKDKDYEKSDAIRKDLAALGIALMDSPDGTSWRPAIPLALQEQQVAST